Within the Candidatus Rokuibacteriota bacterium genome, the region AAGAACCAGATCGCGTGGCTGACCATCAACCGCCCGGACAAGGGCAACACCTTCCGGCGCCAGACCGTGCTCGAGCTGATCGCCGCGCTCAACGAGGCGCGCAACGACGCGGGCGTGCGCGTGGTCGTGCTGACCGGCGCGGGCGACCGCTTCTTCTGTCTCGGCGGCGAGCACGAGCCCAACGACGGCCAGCTCCACTACCACAACAC harbors:
- a CDS encoding enoyl-CoA hydratase-related protein, translated to MSYADVLYEVKNQIAWLTINRPDKGNTFRRQTVLELIAALNEARNDAGVRVVVLTGAGDRFFCLGGEHEPNDGQLHYHNTPPVVDLYGLIDLMPVPVIAMVNGFAVGGGNVLANMCDLTVASDQATFRQVGPMMGSYDA